The proteins below come from a single Oryzomicrobium terrae genomic window:
- the mutL gene encoding DNA mismatch repair endonuclease MutL: MRNPIRPLPDLLISQIAAGEVVERPASVLKELLENALDAGSTALRIDLEEGGVALIRVTDDGGGIPKDELPLALTRHATSKIANLLDLERVATLGFRGEALASVAAVSRLTLTSRERSAPHAWKLTDAAGEAEPAALLAGTVVEMRDLYYNTPARRKFLKAAATEAAHCLEAVKRVALSHADVAFTVTRDGREILRLARGEPKQRIADLLGAAFLTESVEVDADAGALRVTGLALRPTAVDGTKEVQYCFVNGRYVRDKLLQHALREAYRDILHGSRQPSWCVFLDIDPAAVDVNVHPAKTEVRFRDSRAVHQFVFHALRQALATPIAQAAVQAAAQGGAAYAPRPPVAPAVPAAPAPQQGALGIREPAPPAYVPRPAGTVGQPSGQTPRQDWASRPTPAQAASYLAFVHAAQETRVDIGASGLSTEALYVSAEEGTDAAQASARGEARPDAASAALAAVPPAGRAGEGEAGSVAAASPLPADGPSALATAGGEGMANLAAAALAGAPRAGGAASASMPAAADNAPPPLGYAMAQLQDMFILAQNAQGLVIVDQHAAHERVLYEELKAAFDGRQVASQPLLIPVVVRADPLLVAAAEEHQEELAGFGFELSPAGPGEVAVRAVPVLLGRANPAELVRAVLDALGQAGDHGAGRELEAWRNELLATCACHGAVRGRRPMTVPEMNALLRRMEATERAGSCNHGRPTWVQLTTEQVGAFFLHGR, translated from the coding sequence ATGCGCAATCCGATCCGCCCCCTGCCCGACCTCCTCATCAGCCAGATCGCCGCCGGCGAAGTGGTGGAACGCCCCGCCTCGGTGCTGAAAGAGCTGCTGGAAAACGCCCTGGACGCGGGCAGCACCGCCCTGCGCATCGACCTGGAAGAAGGCGGCGTGGCCCTGATCCGGGTCACTGACGACGGCGGCGGCATACCCAAGGACGAGTTGCCCCTGGCCCTGACCCGCCACGCCACCAGCAAGATCGCCAACCTGCTCGACCTGGAACGGGTCGCCACCCTGGGCTTTCGCGGCGAGGCCCTGGCCTCGGTGGCGGCGGTGTCGCGCCTGACCCTCACCTCCCGGGAGCGCAGCGCCCCCCACGCCTGGAAATTGACCGACGCGGCCGGCGAGGCCGAGCCGGCGGCGCTTCTGGCCGGCACCGTGGTGGAGATGCGCGACCTCTACTACAACACCCCGGCGCGGCGGAAATTCCTCAAGGCCGCCGCTACCGAGGCCGCCCACTGCCTGGAAGCGGTCAAGCGGGTCGCCCTGTCCCACGCCGACGTGGCCTTCACCGTCACCCGGGACGGCCGCGAGATCCTGCGCCTGGCCCGGGGCGAGCCCAAGCAGCGTATCGCCGACCTGCTCGGCGCTGCCTTCCTCACCGAGTCGGTGGAGGTGGATGCGGACGCCGGCGCCCTGCGCGTCACCGGCCTGGCCCTGCGCCCCACCGCTGTGGATGGGACCAAGGAGGTCCAGTACTGCTTCGTTAACGGCCGCTACGTGCGCGATAAGCTGCTGCAGCACGCCCTGCGCGAGGCCTACCGGGACATCCTGCACGGCAGCCGCCAGCCCTCCTGGTGCGTCTTTCTCGACATCGACCCGGCGGCGGTGGACGTGAACGTGCATCCGGCCAAGACCGAGGTACGCTTCCGCGACAGCCGGGCGGTGCACCAGTTCGTCTTCCACGCCCTGCGCCAGGCCCTGGCCACCCCCATCGCCCAGGCCGCCGTGCAGGCCGCCGCCCAGGGCGGCGCCGCCTATGCGCCCCGGCCCCCCGTGGCGCCGGCGGTGCCCGCTGCGCCGGCACCGCAACAGGGCGCACTGGGCATCCGCGAGCCGGCGCCTCCCGCCTATGTGCCCCGGCCCGCCGGTACCGTGGGGCAACCCTCGGGCCAAACCCCGCGCCAGGACTGGGCCTCCCGGCCGACCCCGGCGCAAGCCGCGTCCTACCTGGCCTTCGTCCATGCCGCCCAGGAAACCCGCGTGGATATTGGCGCTTCGGGCCTCTCCACCGAGGCGCTCTACGTCAGCGCCGAGGAGGGCACAGATGCGGCCCAGGCCTCGGCCCGCGGCGAGGCGCGGCCCGATGCCGCCTCGGCGGCGCTGGCGGCCGTTCCGCCCGCTGGGCGGGCAGGGGAGGGCGAGGCAGGGAGCGTCGCCGCCGCATCGCCACTGCCGGCTGACGGCCCGTCCGCACTGGCCACCGCCGGGGGCGAGGGAATGGCCAACCTGGCGGCTGCGGCCCTGGCCGGCGCCCCCCGCGCCGGGGGGGCGGCCTCAGCCAGCATGCCGGCCGCCGCCGACAACGCCCCGCCGCCCCTGGGCTACGCCATGGCCCAGCTCCAGGACATGTTCATCCTGGCCCAGAACGCCCAGGGCCTGGTGATCGTCGATCAGCACGCCGCCCACGAGCGGGTGCTCTATGAAGAATTGAAGGCCGCCTTCGACGGCCGCCAGGTGGCCTCCCAGCCCCTGTTGATTCCCGTGGTGGTGCGCGCCGACCCGCTGCTGGTGGCAGCCGCCGAGGAGCATCAGGAGGAACTGGCCGGCTTCGGCTTCGAGCTGTCTCCCGCCGGCCCCGGCGAAGTGGCGGTGCGGGCCGTGCCGGTGCTGCTCGGCCGGGCCAACCCGGCGGAGCTGGTGCGGGCGGTGCTCGACGCCCTGGGCCAGGCCGGCGACCACGGTGCCGGCCGGGAGCTGGAGGCCTGGCGCAACGAGCTGCTCGCCACCTGCGCCTGCCACGGCGCGGTGCGCGGCCGCCGGCCCATGACCGTGCCGGAGATGAACGCCCTGCTGCGCCGCATGGAGGCCACCGAGCGGGCTGGCAGCTGCAACCACGGCCGGCCCACCTGGGTCCAGCTCACCACCGAGCAGGTGGGGGCCTTCTTCCTGCACGGCCGCTGA
- a CDS encoding methyl-accepting chemotaxis protein: protein MNVFAAARIGQRLALGFAAVLVLFLITNGLGLWQLQKVAESTRAMMEVPLQKERLTSDWNRNITAGVARTTAIAKSSDPALAQFFAEAAAQSTKQSSEYQKAIEALLSSDAEKALFAEVGEARKVYLSSRDAIMKAKKEGQVEEANQILESTFVPGSKRFLEKVQALTDMQRQTIDATARQVEEANARGQQMVMIMAALAIALGVTVSWLISRSIRGPLDETVAALERVAAGDLTVSLRAHPSHQDEISRLQRATATMVRELSGLLRDLKGQSGQLSDAATTLSGASHQVKQGSEHQSEATASMAAALEEMSTSINHVADLSRDAQQISSASGQQARDGADTIHRMMDDIGRIADSIQEAAGTAADLGASSERISGITQVIKDVADQTNLLALNAAIEAARAGEAGRGFAVVADEVRQLAEKTRQSALEIADMITSIQHGAKTMAAQMEVSVQRVGEGRAMAAAAGEAIHGINDGTERVVGVIDDVSTALKEQAAASQEIAGRVENIVQMIEENNVSMGAVADTAGSLDALAAQLKRDVERFRIAG from the coding sequence ATGAATGTGTTCGCTGCGGCCCGTATCGGCCAACGACTCGCCCTCGGCTTCGCCGCCGTGCTGGTCCTCTTCCTGATCACCAACGGCCTGGGCCTGTGGCAATTGCAGAAAGTGGCGGAATCGACCCGGGCGATGATGGAGGTCCCCCTGCAGAAGGAGCGCCTGACCAGCGACTGGAACCGCAACATCACCGCCGGGGTGGCCCGCACCACCGCCATCGCCAAGAGCAGCGACCCGGCCCTGGCCCAGTTCTTCGCCGAGGCCGCCGCCCAATCGACCAAGCAGTCGAGCGAATACCAGAAGGCCATCGAGGCCCTGCTCTCCAGCGACGCCGAAAAGGCCCTGTTCGCCGAGGTGGGCGAAGCGCGCAAGGTGTACCTGTCGTCCCGGGACGCCATCATGAAGGCCAAGAAGGAAGGCCAGGTGGAGGAAGCCAACCAGATCCTGGAATCCACCTTCGTGCCCGGTTCCAAGCGTTTCCTGGAAAAGGTCCAGGCCCTCACCGACATGCAGCGCCAGACCATCGACGCCACCGCCCGCCAGGTGGAAGAGGCCAACGCCCGGGGCCAGCAGATGGTGATGATCATGGCCGCCCTGGCGATCGCCCTCGGCGTGACCGTCTCCTGGCTGATCTCGCGCAGCATCCGCGGCCCCCTCGACGAGACCGTGGCCGCCCTGGAGCGGGTCGCCGCCGGCGACCTGACCGTGAGCCTGCGCGCCCACCCGAGCCACCAGGATGAAATCTCCCGGCTACAGCGCGCCACCGCCACCATGGTGCGCGAGCTGTCCGGGCTGCTGCGCGACCTGAAGGGCCAGTCCGGCCAGTTGTCGGACGCCGCCACCACCCTGTCCGGCGCTTCCCACCAGGTCAAGCAGGGCTCGGAGCACCAGTCCGAAGCCACCGCCTCGATGGCCGCCGCCCTGGAAGAAATGAGCACCAGCATCAACCACGTCGCCGACCTGAGCCGCGACGCCCAGCAGATCTCCAGCGCCTCCGGCCAGCAGGCCCGGGACGGTGCCGACACCATCCACCGCATGATGGACGACATCGGTCGCATCGCCGACAGCATCCAGGAAGCCGCCGGCACCGCCGCCGACCTGGGCGCCTCGTCGGAGCGCATCTCCGGCATCACCCAGGTGATCAAGGACGTGGCCGACCAGACCAACCTGCTCGCCCTCAACGCCGCCATCGAAGCCGCCCGGGCCGGCGAAGCAGGCCGTGGCTTCGCCGTGGTGGCCGACGAAGTGCGCCAGCTGGCGGAAAAGACTCGCCAGTCGGCCCTGGAAATCGCCGACATGATCACCTCCATCCAGCACGGTGCCAAAACCATGGCGGCCCAGATGGAAGTCTCGGTGCAGCGCGTCGGCGAAGGCCGGGCCATGGCCGCCGCCGCCGGCGAGGCCATCCACGGCATCAACGACGGCACCGAGCGGGTCGTCGGGGTAATCGACGACGTGTCCACCGCCCTCAAGGAACAGGCCGCCGCCAGCCAGGAAATCGCCGGCCGGGTCGAGAACATCGTGCAGATGATCGAGGAGAACAACGTCTCCATGGGCGCCGTGGCCGACACCGCCGGCAGCCTGGACGCCCTGGCCGCCCAACTCAAGCGCGACGTGGAGCGTTTCCGCATCGCCGGCTGA